The following proteins come from a genomic window of Gossypium raimondii isolate GPD5lz chromosome 5, ASM2569854v1, whole genome shotgun sequence:
- the LOC105771060 gene encoding uncharacterized protein LOC105771060 has product MKKKKKMTANKEENVPIISHQSRPSQCCCMCGDSGLTHELFQCTVCHFRSQHRYCSNLYPKADSYEFCNWCLNQKADSKSQNSSNSSPSCKDNSEDDGKNQKKGDQNHGNHNNPKLQFTKKYSTGQPKSPEKRPPSTARKRIISNARLEEQFRTTMTKSEEISKGGHITRHVFRNKVRRYKLLDEVSS; this is encoded by the exons atgaagaagaagaaaaaaatgacaGCAAACAAGGAAGAGAATGTACCAATAATATCACACCAATCAAGGCCAAGCCAGTGTTGTTGCATGTGTGGAGATTCTGGTCTCACTCATGAGCTTTTTCAATGCACAGTTTGCCATTTCAGATCTCAGCACAG ATACTGTAGCAATCTGTATCCAAAAGCCGACTCTTATGAATTTTGTAATTGGTGTTTGAATCAAAAGGCGGATTCCAAATCTCAGAATTCTTCTAATTCATCCCCGTCGTGTAAAGACAACAGCGAAGACGACGGAAAGAACCAGAAAAAGGGTGATCAAAACCATGGGAATCACAACAACCCAAAGCTGCAATTCACGAAGAAATACTCCACCGGACAACCGAAATCGCCGGAGAAACGGCCGCCTTCGACGGCGCGGAAGAGGATCATAAGCAACGCCCGTTTAGAGGAGCAGTTTAGGACGACGATGACGAAGTCAGAAGAGATATCCAAAGGCGGGCACATTACTAGGCATGTTTTTAGAAACAAGGTACGGAGATATAAACTTTTGGATGAGGTTTCAAGttaa